In the Candidatus Bathyarchaeia archaeon genome, AGGAAAATCTGCAGAAACGGTTTCCCGTAATCCTTGCTCATCTTGGATGGCGCCTGCTCCACGATTTTCTGCAACGCTGCCTCATCATCGGATTCGACTGTGCAGTAAACGGTGCCGCCATAAAGGATAGCGTCGTTTGTGCGTGCCATAGCAACCTCGAAGTCTTTGCCCTGCGGCGGAATCGGCGCGTAACCACAAGCGTACTTGATGGTTTTGGGGTCTAAGCCCAATGTGCGGAGCTTGTGGATGCCCACTTCAACGATTCGTCCAGTGACTTGAGTTAAGCCTGCGATGCTTGCTGTGGGAGCAACGACTGCAACGAGGTTTTCGGGCTTCACGTTACATGCAGTGGTGACTTTCTCAATAAGGGTGTCTGAGGGAAGCACGTTACTTTCCAGCGTCAGAACCGCCTTGTCGGAAGCGTCTTTGTAGCCGATTTCCTCAAAAACAGTCTTAGGCTTCAAAGCCAACGCGCGTGCGGGCCCTGAACCGATTGCGATGGAGCCAGCGGGTTCTTTTATCCGCCACCCAGCAAACTGTGAACCTAATGCTGCAATTGCAGGGTGGTCTGTTGAGATGGTTATTGAAGGGAAGGTTAGGTCGCCGTAGGTTTTGAAGCCAAGTTGAGCTTTGCCAGCGCCACCCAAACAGAGTTCAGTTAACATTTTTCCTGCTTGGAAACCACCAGGAACGTTGACCCCGGCGTCAATGATGGTGGCGCCTGCAGCAGATTTTGAGGCGTGCACTCCATAGAATGCTTGTTTATCTTGAAGTTTTTCGGACAGGTTCCACGCTAAACTGTTTACACTTAGGTTTTCGTGCAAGGTTGCTTGCTCCTAAAGGTACTTATCGTATACTGGACCTAATTGAGGATTGCTTGGTTTGGAGATGAATAGCTTGCCGGTTCCTTGTTGCGCTAAGTCGCCCAGAAACACGTAAAACGGTCCCTGCGCGGTTATTTCAGCGTCAACTTTCACTTTTCCCTTTACGGAGTCAACGGTGAAGCTGGGCATGATATCCTCAAGCAGGCCACCAACTATGATTTTGCCGCCTGTCATGCAGGGAGCTAAAC is a window encoding:
- the mch gene encoding methenyltetrahydromethanopterin cyclohydrolase gives rise to the protein MHENLSVNSLAWNLSEKLQDKQAFYGVHASKSAAGATIIDAGVNVPGGFQAGKMLTELCLGGAGKAQLGFKTYGDLTFPSITISTDHPAIAALGSQFAGWRIKEPAGSIAIGSGPARALALKPKTVFEEIGYKDASDKAVLTLESNVLPSDTLIEKVTTACNVKPENLVAVVAPTASIAGLTQVTGRIVEVGIHKLRTLGLDPKTIKYACGYAPIPPQGKDFEVAMARTNDAILYGGTVYCTVESDDEAALQKIVEQAPSKMSKDYGKPFLQIFLEADKDFYKIDHNLFAPAVLMVNNAKTGKVFKAGEINPTVLAQSLGF